The Deltaproteobacteria bacterium genome window below encodes:
- a CDS encoding integron integrase: MAEPARPRRIIAIAPQQSAAAARVPTGAATSEPRLLDRVRLAVRTRHYSRRTEKAYVAWTRRFELFHGKRHPAQLGASEVEAFLSSLATEGQVAASTQNQALAAIVFLYREVLDLELPQLAEVVRAKRPLRLPTVLRRDDVARVLAQMSGTPWLVSLLLYGAGLRRLECLRLRVKDVDFAGHLVRVREGKGNRDRVAILPAVVRDALRVHLAEVKAQHERDLAEGGGFVELPTAIARKFPNAGREWGWQWVFPATRVYRDRESREVRRHHLHETVLQRAVKAAVAAAGLSVRATCHTFRHSFATHLLEDGYDIRTVQELLGHRDVTTTMIDTHVLNRGPSGVRSPADRLEGMGFGGSGRRGEGERGGASGAKRPGGPGELSGLLDNADSRGAEERGNRVWSQELRKRG, encoded by the coding sequence ATGGCGGAGCCTGCTCGTCCACGGCGCATCATCGCGATCGCGCCGCAGCAGTCGGCCGCTGCAGCGCGCGTACCGACCGGCGCAGCGACGAGCGAGCCTCGCTTGCTGGACCGCGTGCGGCTCGCCGTGCGAACGCGGCACTACAGCCGGCGTACCGAGAAGGCCTACGTCGCGTGGACGCGGCGGTTCGAGCTCTTCCACGGCAAGCGACATCCGGCGCAGCTGGGTGCGTCGGAGGTCGAAGCGTTCTTGTCTTCGCTCGCGACCGAGGGGCAGGTTGCTGCATCGACGCAGAACCAGGCGCTCGCGGCGATCGTGTTCTTGTACCGCGAGGTGCTCGACTTGGAGTTGCCGCAGCTGGCAGAGGTGGTGCGGGCGAAGCGGCCGTTGCGGCTACCGACCGTGCTGCGTCGTGATGACGTGGCGCGCGTGCTGGCGCAGATGTCGGGCACGCCGTGGCTGGTGTCGCTGCTGCTGTACGGTGCGGGGCTGCGACGGCTCGAGTGCCTGCGGCTACGGGTGAAGGACGTCGACTTCGCGGGGCACCTGGTGCGGGTGCGCGAGGGCAAGGGGAATCGCGACCGGGTCGCGATCTTGCCGGCGGTGGTGCGCGACGCGTTGCGGGTGCACCTCGCCGAAGTGAAGGCGCAGCACGAGCGGGATCTGGCGGAAGGGGGCGGGTTCGTCGAGCTGCCGACCGCGATCGCTCGCAAGTTCCCGAACGCTGGACGCGAGTGGGGGTGGCAGTGGGTGTTCCCCGCGACGCGGGTGTACCGCGACCGCGAGTCCCGGGAAGTGCGTCGGCATCATCTTCACGAGACGGTGCTGCAGCGGGCTGTGAAGGCTGCGGTGGCCGCAGCGGGGCTGTCGGTGCGGGCGACTTGCCATACGTTCCGGCACTCGTTTGCGACGCACCTGCTCGAAGATGGGTATGACATTCGGACGGTGCAGGAGTTGCTTGGGCATCGGGATGTCACGACCACGATGATCGATACGCACGTGCTGAACCGAGGGCCGAGCGGGGTGCGGAGTCCGGCCGATCGGCTCGAGGGGATGGGCTTCGGGGGATCGGGGCGGCGCGGGGAGGGGGAGCGGGGTGGTGCGAGCGGTGCGAAGCGGCCGGGAGGGCCGGGAGAGCTGAGCGGCTTGCTGGATAACGCGGATTCGCGAGGCGCTGAAGAACGGGGGAATCGCGTGTGGTCGCAGGAACTTAGGAAGAGAGGGTGA
- a CDS encoding DUF262 domain-containing protein, translating to MNKKALPRKAVDALETEVSDARRTIAADGYPMSIGELTNLYREGELVIRPEYQRLFRWSIEQRSRLIESILLGIPLPSIFVAQQEGGKWELVDGLQRVSTILELQGELRGVDGNALPPMVLRETKYLPALEGRRWEHANPQQSLSAALRLDIKRTKIDLKIIKRESSPQSKYDLFQRLNSYGSNLTPQELRSALLVAVSPEFLAWLEKLARHKSFAETTSLSERLLEERYDLELVVRFIVLHSRGPEQLSQAALRDLNQVLDREAVALATKSPRGSTQLEATFVKTFDTIVANGGDAVFRRWDSGKKAFVGSFLNTAYEIIALGLGYHVAAGTQHRKDLLEVAKEVWALPEMARGFSTGRSTEARLAGFVPLGRKVLTPKSTAKKVGKGLKK from the coding sequence GTGAACAAGAAGGCACTGCCGCGCAAGGCTGTTGACGCGCTTGAAACTGAGGTGTCCGACGCGCGCCGAACAATCGCCGCCGACGGTTACCCGATGAGCATCGGCGAGCTGACAAATCTTTATAGAGAGGGCGAGCTTGTCATTCGACCCGAGTATCAACGCTTGTTCCGATGGTCGATTGAGCAACGCTCAAGGCTGATCGAGAGTATCTTGCTCGGAATCCCTCTCCCTTCCATTTTTGTTGCGCAGCAAGAAGGCGGCAAGTGGGAGCTAGTTGACGGTCTTCAACGAGTCTCCACTATCCTCGAGCTGCAGGGCGAGCTGCGAGGCGTCGACGGCAACGCGCTGCCACCCATGGTGCTTCGTGAAACAAAGTACTTGCCGGCTTTGGAGGGGCGCCGGTGGGAGCATGCCAATCCCCAGCAGAGTCTCTCTGCTGCTCTGAGACTAGACATCAAGCGAACAAAAATCGACCTCAAGATCATCAAACGCGAATCATCGCCACAGTCAAAGTATGATCTGTTCCAGCGGTTGAACAGTTACGGATCGAATCTCACGCCGCAGGAGCTTCGTTCCGCTCTGCTCGTGGCGGTTTCGCCCGAATTCCTTGCATGGTTGGAGAAGCTCGCGCGACACAAGAGCTTCGCCGAGACCACCTCACTCAGCGAGCGACTGCTCGAAGAGCGATATGACTTGGAGCTCGTGGTACGATTCATCGTGCTACACTCACGTGGTCCCGAGCAGCTTAGTCAAGCCGCTTTGCGAGACCTCAACCAGGTCCTGGATCGAGAAGCAGTCGCGCTTGCAACGAAGTCGCCGCGCGGAAGCACGCAACTCGAAGCGACGTTCGTCAAGACGTTTGATACGATCGTAGCAAACGGTGGAGATGCAGTATTTAGACGGTGGGACTCTGGCAAGAAGGCTTTCGTCGGATCGTTCTTGAACACGGCGTATGAGATCATCGCGCTGGGCCTCGGATATCATGTTGCGGCTGGCACGCAGCATAGAAAGGACCTTCTTGAGGTTGCCAAGGAAGTGTGGGCCCTGCCTGAGATGGCGAGGGGCTTTTCGACAGGGCGGTCGACAGAAGCGCGACTTGCCGGCTTCGTACCGCTTGGCCGAAAGGTCCTGACCCCAAAATCAACAGCCAAAAAGGTAGGAAAAGGCCTCAAGAAGTAA
- a CDS encoding site-specific integrase, with product MDRGSWTSGNESPEESTMEDFKQQLARAFDLRGLQQSTRRSYTGYVTQFSRFHGDRHPEEMGTDEIRAYLEHLGRARLTASTVGVCYAALAYYYSHVAQRPEVMLPIPRRRRHRTMPEILSIAEVGRLLAAISSLTSRTIAMVMYGSGLRVSEACALCIEDIDSARNVLRVREGKGGHDRYTLLGGPLLAALRAYWKQRRPPGSLLFPGLDPTRPLTRDVVQRAVKAAAKSAGLHKRVTPHTLRHCFATHMIESGADLRTVQVLLGHASVNTTSMYVRVGIGRLSRTTGPLEMLASLAG from the coding sequence GTGGATCGCGGATCGTGGACCTCCGGCAACGAATCGCCGGAGGAGAGCACGATGGAGGACTTCAAGCAGCAGTTGGCGCGAGCGTTCGATCTCCGCGGACTCCAGCAGAGCACTCGCCGCTCGTACACGGGCTACGTCACGCAGTTCAGCAGGTTTCACGGCGACCGCCATCCGGAGGAGATGGGCACCGACGAGATCCGTGCGTATCTCGAGCATCTTGGGCGAGCACGCCTCACGGCGTCGACGGTCGGAGTGTGCTACGCGGCGCTCGCGTACTATTATTCGCACGTCGCGCAGCGCCCGGAGGTGATGCTCCCGATCCCTCGCCGTCGGCGACATCGCACCATGCCGGAGATCCTCAGCATCGCAGAGGTCGGCCGACTTCTGGCCGCGATCAGCTCGCTCACCTCGCGGACGATCGCCATGGTGATGTACGGCTCCGGCCTGCGCGTGTCGGAGGCGTGCGCGCTCTGCATCGAGGACATCGACAGTGCGCGCAACGTCCTGCGTGTACGCGAGGGCAAGGGAGGCCACGATCGCTACACACTGCTCGGCGGACCCCTGCTCGCGGCCCTCCGCGCGTACTGGAAGCAGCGCCGGCCGCCAGGCTCCCTGCTGTTTCCTGGGCTGGATCCGACTCGTCCCCTCACGCGCGACGTCGTTCAGAGGGCGGTGAAGGCCGCCGCGAAATCGGCCGGCTTGCACAAGCGTGTCACACCGCACACGCTGCGGCACTGTTTCGCGACGCACATGATCGAGAGCGGTGCCGACCTTCGGACTGTGCAGGTGCTCTTGGGCCACGCGAGCGTGAACACGACGTCGATGTACGTCCGCGTCGGCATCGGTCGCTTGAGTCGAACCACCGGCCCGCTCGAAATGCTCGCCTCGCTCGCCGGCTAG
- a CDS encoding FRG domain-containing protein, with product MSVTELQASSIHELVDVVLKIRAELGDDGFLWYRGQSCQNYRLLPKLMRDGKSDAEVFERETRLLTRFRQRSMAYWPTGYPQTSWEHLFAMQHHGAPTRLLDWTENLFVACYFALSSDPPHADHVCVPSIWCVDPVRWNRSTPVLSEYGDTIRVLTTADEELESYMPETQKRRGKSPVAMFGAHNSDRIVAQRGTFVVWGADPRPLEEFASPSDPTLLWRVTLNAKREDLFKDLQTLGFTETMIFPELPYLATELARTEGWRT from the coding sequence ATGTCGGTCACCGAGCTACAAGCCTCGAGCATCCACGAACTCGTCGACGTCGTTCTGAAGATCCGCGCGGAGCTAGGCGACGACGGTTTCCTTTGGTACCGTGGGCAGTCCTGCCAGAACTACCGGCTGTTGCCGAAGCTAATGCGCGACGGCAAGTCAGACGCGGAAGTATTCGAGAGGGAGACGCGGTTGCTGACGCGGTTTCGCCAGAGAAGTATGGCGTACTGGCCCACCGGATACCCGCAGACAAGCTGGGAACACCTCTTTGCAATGCAGCATCATGGCGCGCCCACGCGGTTGCTGGACTGGACGGAGAACCTGTTCGTCGCCTGCTATTTTGCGTTGAGCTCTGACCCTCCGCACGCAGACCACGTCTGCGTTCCCTCGATATGGTGCGTCGATCCGGTCCGATGGAATCGATCTACCCCTGTGCTCTCGGAGTACGGCGATACGATCCGGGTACTCACAACGGCCGATGAAGAGCTTGAGAGCTATATGCCGGAGACTCAGAAAAGACGGGGCAAGTCGCCCGTTGCAATGTTTGGAGCCCACAACTCGGATCGCATCGTAGCTCAGCGTGGCACCTTTGTCGTATGGGGGGCAGATCCCCGGCCCCTCGAAGAGTTTGCCTCGCCTTCCGACCCGACGTTGTTGTGGCGCGTGACGCTGAACGCAAAGCGAGAAGACCTCTTCAAAGACCTCCAAACACTCGGCTTTACTGAAACCATGATCTTTCCCGAGCTGCCGTATCTTGCAACTGAGCTTGCGCGAACGGAAGGGTGGAGAACGTGA